The Desulfovibrio sp. genome has a window encoding:
- the nuoE gene encoding NADH-quinone oxidoreductase subunit NuoE — MLPEELDQSLREMIAHADHAREMAVDVLYALQNHYGYLCDEAIEEAASRLGMTPLEVDELVTFYDFFYREPVGRYVIHVCDGVVCWMHRVDGVFRHLQNVLGIEVGQTTPDGMFSILPTACIGDCQNAPGMLVNGKYYGRLTNEKIDSILARLREHGEEIVVCR; from the coding sequence ATGCTGCCCGAGGAACTGGACCAAAGTCTGCGCGAGATGATCGCCCACGCGGACCACGCCCGCGAGATGGCCGTGGACGTTCTCTACGCGCTGCAGAACCACTACGGGTACCTCTGCGACGAGGCCATCGAGGAGGCGGCCAGCCGCCTGGGCATGACCCCGCTGGAGGTGGACGAGCTGGTCACCTTCTATGACTTCTTCTACCGGGAGCCTGTGGGGCGCTACGTCATCCACGTGTGCGACGGCGTGGTGTGCTGGATGCACCGGGTGGACGGCGTGTTCCGCCATCTCCAGAACGTGCTGGGAATCGAGGTGGGGCAGACCACGCCGGACGGCATGTTCTCCATCCTGCCCACGGCCTGCATCGGCGACTGCCAGAACGCCCCGGGCATGCTGGTCAACGGCAAATACTACGGCAGGCTCACCAACGAAAAAATCGACTCGATCCTCGCCAGGCTGCGCGAACACGGCGAAGAAATCGTGGTGTGCAGGTAG
- a CDS encoding response regulator, with the protein MAKKILIIDDDPEIISYLKDVFEEAGYETVGAKNGVEGLEMAQVHKPDLITLDMDMPARGGTLFYVKLRQEPQLAEIPVIVISGVGPRPPVLTKNVPVITKPVDVEKTLKMVKEMIAG; encoded by the coding sequence ATGGCCAAGAAGATCCTCATAATCGACGACGACCCCGAGATCATTTCGTATCTCAAGGACGTCTTTGAAGAGGCCGGCTATGAAACCGTGGGCGCCAAGAACGGCGTCGAGGGCCTGGAAATGGCCCAGGTCCACAAACCCGATCTCATCACCCTGGACATGGACATGCCCGCCCGCGGCGGCACCCTGTTCTATGTGAAGCTTCGCCAGGAACCGCAGCTGGCCGAGATCCCGGTTATCGTGATCAGCGGCGTGGGCCCCCGCCCGCCGGTTCTGACCAAGAACGTCCCGGTGATCACCAAGCCCGTGGACGTTGAGAAGACCCTGAAGATGGTCAAGGAAATGATCGCCGGCTAG
- a CDS encoding NADH-quinone oxidoreductase subunit B/C/D, whose translation MGHGHQTIDLPGLTAPSSVDLAVDWCRANSLWPFFFGLSCCFVEEATAFTARYDIARFGSEVFRGSPRQSDVLIVSGTIFKKVAPVVLRLYEQMAEPRWVISMGSCSNTGGMYDVYSVVQGVDQILPVDIYVPGCPPKPEALLHGLMALQQRVKLERPTRPIFGLSGGSQGGRTEELVEGATKSMDTRGPGFAGTAVRGTSATPPDFAGNRSRLMWTPPAARIEISEPDRSLAAELQERFGQDEGSPGIEMVEPVSDMPTLRVPAGKARDVLEYLKTRPNSPYARLEDLTAIDESARQASQGYPDFHLVYTLLNFRKASRLRVKVPLQGAAPEIDSVTGIWASADWYEREVHDMFGIDFSGHQRLRPLILHANWPGHPLLKAHPRRATTMPPFTRADLPALEPVDAAELLGTSGDEEEMLLNFGPHHYGTHGVLRYVLALHGEMIRDMDIEIGYHHRGVEKIAEHQSWHQFIPYTDRVDYLAGLANNLSYVTAVEKLAGIHVPDRAEYIRIMLCEFFRLSNHLLWFGTFVQDLGMMSAIFYTFREREMILDLIESVTGGRLHPSWLRIGGVAQDLPEGWREKVDAFVKVFPSRIKEYEALFDRNPIFLARTKGVTPLALKDAMEWGVTGPNLRACGLEWDLRKKMPYGAYEAFDFDVPIEHGGDCFSRYRVRMEEMRQSLRIIEQAARDMPPGRHITEDYRYSVPEKKDTLKDIESLIHHFVNVSRGPNVPRGEAYHVTESPRGEQGYYVVSDGLSSPYRLHIRSPGYANVQVLKHFVPGHTIPDLVATLASIDYILPDIDR comes from the coding sequence ATGGGGCACGGCCACCAGACAATAGACCTGCCCGGCCTCACGGCGCCTTCCAGCGTCGACCTTGCCGTGGACTGGTGCCGCGCCAACAGCCTGTGGCCGTTCTTTTTCGGCCTTTCCTGCTGTTTTGTTGAGGAAGCCACCGCCTTCACCGCCCGCTACGACATCGCCCGCTTCGGGTCGGAAGTGTTTCGCGGCTCGCCGCGCCAGTCAGACGTGCTCATCGTTTCCGGCACCATCTTCAAGAAGGTGGCCCCGGTGGTCTTAAGGCTCTATGAGCAGATGGCCGAGCCCAGGTGGGTGATCTCAATGGGCTCGTGCTCCAACACCGGCGGCATGTACGACGTCTACTCCGTGGTGCAGGGGGTGGACCAGATTCTGCCGGTGGACATCTACGTGCCCGGCTGTCCGCCCAAACCAGAGGCCCTCCTGCACGGGCTCATGGCCCTGCAGCAGCGCGTGAAGCTGGAACGCCCCACCCGGCCCATATTCGGGCTTTCCGGCGGCAGCCAGGGCGGGCGCACCGAGGAACTCGTGGAAGGCGCCACCAAGAGCATGGACACGCGCGGCCCCGGTTTCGCGGGCACCGCCGTACGGGGCACCTCGGCCACGCCCCCGGATTTTGCGGGCAACCGCTCCCGCCTGATGTGGACCCCGCCGGCCGCGCGCATCGAGATTTCCGAACCGGACAGAAGCCTGGCCGCCGAGCTTCAGGAGCGTTTCGGCCAGGACGAGGGGAGCCCAGGCATCGAGATGGTCGAGCCGGTTTCGGACATGCCCACCCTGCGCGTTCCCGCCGGGAAGGCCCGGGACGTCCTGGAGTACTTGAAGACCAGGCCAAACTCTCCGTACGCGCGCCTGGAGGACCTGACAGCGATTGACGAATCCGCCCGCCAGGCCTCCCAGGGCTATCCGGACTTCCACCTGGTCTACACCCTGCTCAATTTCCGAAAGGCCTCCCGATTGCGCGTCAAGGTGCCTCTCCAGGGCGCGGCTCCCGAAATCGACAGCGTCACCGGCATATGGGCCAGCGCCGACTGGTACGAACGCGAAGTGCACGACATGTTCGGCATCGACTTTTCCGGTCACCAGCGCCTGCGCCCCCTGATCCTGCACGCCAACTGGCCAGGCCACCCGCTGTTGAAGGCCCACCCGCGCCGGGCCACCACCATGCCCCCCTTCACCCGGGCCGACCTGCCCGCCCTGGAGCCGGTGGACGCGGCCGAGCTTTTGGGCACCTCCGGGGACGAGGAGGAGATGCTCCTCAACTTCGGGCCCCACCACTACGGAACCCACGGGGTGCTCCGCTACGTCCTGGCCCTGCACGGCGAGATGATCCGGGATATGGACATCGAGATCGGCTACCACCACCGGGGGGTGGAGAAGATCGCCGAGCACCAGTCCTGGCACCAGTTCATCCCCTACACTGACCGGGTGGACTACCTGGCCGGGCTCGCCAACAACCTCTCCTACGTCACGGCCGTGGAGAAGCTGGCGGGCATCCATGTCCCGGACAGGGCGGAATACATACGGATCATGCTCTGTGAGTTCTTCCGCCTTTCAAACCACCTGCTCTGGTTCGGCACCTTCGTGCAGGACCTGGGCATGATGAGCGCCATCTTCTACACCTTCCGCGAACGCGAGATGATTCTGGACCTCATCGAGAGCGTCACCGGCGGCAGGCTGCACCCGTCCTGGCTGCGCATCGGGGGAGTGGCCCAGGACCTGCCCGAGGGATGGCGCGAGAAAGTGGACGCCTTCGTCAAGGTGTTCCCCTCGCGCATCAAGGAATACGAGGCTCTTTTCGACCGAAACCCCATCTTTCTGGCCCGCACCAAGGGGGTCACCCCGCTTGCTTTGAAGGACGCCATGGAATGGGGCGTCACCGGACCCAACCTGCGGGCCTGCGGCCTGGAGTGGGACCTGCGCAAGAAGATGCCCTACGGCGCCTACGAGGCCTTCGACTTCGACGTTCCCATCGAGCACGGCGGCGACTGCTTCTCGCGCTACCGGGTGCGCATGGAGGAGATGCGCCAGAGCCTTCGCATCATCGAACAGGCAGCGCGCGACATGCCCCCGGGACGGCACATCACCGAGGACTACCGCTACAGCGTGCCGGAAAAGAAGGATACGCTCAAAGACATCGAGAGCCTGATCCATCATTTCGTCAACGTGTCCAGGGGGCCCAACGTGCCCCGGGGCGAAGCATACCATGTCACGGAGTCGCCGCGAGGCGAACAGGGCTACTACGTGGTGAGCGACGGACTTTCCTCGCCCTACCGGCTGCACATCCGCTCGCCAGGCTACGCCAACGTGCAGGTGCTCAAACATTTCGTGCCGGGGCATACCATCCCGGACCTGGTGGCCACCCTGGCCTCCATCGACTACATTCTGCCCGATATCGACAGGTGA
- a CDS encoding DUF1641 domain-containing protein, which produces MSKEDLILEKLGKIEAELAVAREAREPMDDLIRDLNPIMKQALYALIKEFKDVEDSFQLEDLLPLVKKILVNVKNITWALEALETIIDMWHTMEPMMKSALHNTVRYLGTLEQKGVFRTYEAMLEVRGKIAQHYGPEDIEAMGDSFVVLIGLLKKMSDPKMLELLEKLTDMPANMELANAKPVGMFGVVGALSNPEVKDGIGVAMEMVKALGKLK; this is translated from the coding sequence ATGAGCAAAGAGGACCTCATTTTAGAAAAACTCGGCAAGATAGAAGCCGAGCTGGCTGTCGCGAGGGAAGCCAGAGAGCCCATGGACGACCTGATCCGGGATCTGAACCCGATCATGAAGCAGGCTCTCTACGCCCTCATCAAGGAATTCAAGGACGTGGAGGACAGCTTCCAGCTGGAAGACCTCCTGCCTCTCGTCAAGAAGATCCTTGTGAACGTCAAAAACATCACCTGGGCTCTCGAAGCCCTCGAGACCATCATCGACATGTGGCACACCATGGAGCCGATGATGAAGTCCGCCCTGCACAACACCGTGCGCTACCTGGGAACCCTGGAGCAGAAGGGCGTGTTCAGGACCTACGAGGCAATGCTCGAAGTTCGCGGCAAAATCGCCCAGCACTACGGCCCCGAAGACATCGAGGCCATGGGCGACAGCTTCGTGGTTCTCATTGGCCTGCTCAAGAAGATGAGCGACCCCAAGATGCTCGAGCTCTTGGAAAAGCTCACGGACATGCCCGCCAACATGGAATTGGCCAACGCCAAGCCTGTGGGAATGTTCGGTGTGGTGGGCGCCCTGTCCAACCCCGAGGTGAAGGACGGCATCGGCGTGGCCATGGAAATGGTCAAGGCCCTGGGCAAGCTGAAATAA
- a CDS encoding NADH-quinone oxidoreductase subunit A encodes MTPVDPSLNFALSPWEPGGLSLLVFAVLVGGLLAALLVLTRIVNPTRRSPEKDRPYECGVIPTPEPMFRYPAPFSLVAMVFLIFDVETAFIYTWAVSFDTLSAVSFIGICVFIGVLLLSLWYLWLKGGLQWGTATRQ; translated from the coding sequence ATGACACCGGTCGACCCGTCACTGAACTTCGCATTGTCCCCGTGGGAACCCGGAGGACTGAGCCTCTTGGTTTTCGCGGTCCTGGTGGGAGGGCTTTTGGCGGCCCTGCTGGTTCTGACCCGGATTGTGAATCCCACAAGGAGAAGCCCGGAAAAGGACAGGCCTTACGAGTGCGGCGTCATCCCCACCCCGGAGCCCATGTTCCGCTATCCCGCGCCATTTTCCCTGGTGGCCATGGTCTTTTTGATCTTCGACGTGGAAACCGCCTTCATCTACACCTGGGCCGTTTCCTTCGACACCTTGAGCGCCGTGAGCTTCATCGGCATCTGCGTGTTCATCGGCGTGCTACTGCTCAGCCTCTGGTATCTTTGGCTCAAGGGAGGGCTCCAATGGGGCACGGCCACCAGACAATAG
- a CDS encoding PAS domain S-box protein has product MKGLLESFRSRLVLKITFPIAFILFASIFLWSFYHVQYQKEATVENLIMGADRVASTVKLGLHYAMMLNSREDIQAIVNNYSKLQEIRNVRIINKAGEVMFATSPDQTRVVITRRDPLCQACHQGLEARLQPSLTDAIYKDSEENGERVLRLVTPILNEQGCSDPSGCHFHKAGEKILGVLDLAFSLSGADELISESRQHTLYLAFIQFIVTFATLAVLFLALVKRPINSIIHDARLIAQGKALKRQSVKSDDEIGQLAEAIYQMGSDLMAKNNQLSLQKNLYQDLFEGVPCVITVQDRDFRLLRFNKTFEERFNARLGEFCFKAYKGRDSKCPDCPVEKTFNTGRFQTTEESGCYRDGSMAHWIVNTAPIYDSEGNLVAAMEMCLDITERKDLERELKRSEKKYMAIFNNIPNAVFVLDQEDFTIRDCNMSAVHLYGWTKSELSRMSFLDLFADVEKAAFVKTLKKNKDIDQVKHITKDGREFFVSINSSPTEYNKRKVFLVTVGDISNRLETEQQLIQASKMATLGEMATGVAHEINQPLAVIQTSVDLIKRSLSRGELPAEALLRRVTELVVQQVERATKIISHMREFGRKSDIQLDEVALNDVLKRSFDFFSQQLALRSIEVVWELDEKLPLVRCESNRMEQVFINFFINARDAIEERAAKPDGRQVPKRITIKTMHNNEFVTVRISDTGTGVPEAAMMRIFEPFFTTKQVGKGTGLGLSISYGIVKECGGTINVVNNEDGGASFYVRLPIPGERPGGGE; this is encoded by the coding sequence ATGAAAGGGCTTCTCGAATCGTTTCGCAGCAGGCTGGTCTTAAAGATCACCTTTCCCATCGCCTTCATTTTGTTCGCGAGCATCTTTCTGTGGTCCTTCTATCACGTGCAGTACCAGAAGGAGGCCACGGTCGAGAACCTCATCATGGGCGCGGACCGCGTGGCCAGCACGGTGAAGCTGGGCCTGCACTACGCCATGATGCTCAACTCCCGCGAAGACATCCAGGCCATCGTCAACAACTACAGCAAGCTTCAGGAAATCCGCAACGTCCGCATCATCAACAAGGCCGGGGAGGTGATGTTCGCCACCTCGCCGGATCAGACCCGCGTGGTCATCACCCGCAGGGACCCCTTGTGCCAGGCCTGCCACCAGGGCCTCGAAGCCAGGCTTCAGCCGAGCCTGACCGACGCCATCTACAAGGACTCCGAGGAGAACGGAGAACGGGTTCTCAGGCTTGTGACCCCGATCTTGAACGAACAGGGATGCTCGGACCCCTCGGGCTGCCACTTCCACAAGGCCGGGGAAAAAATACTGGGAGTTTTGGACCTGGCGTTTTCCCTGTCCGGCGCGGATGAACTCATAAGCGAGAGCAGGCAGCACACGCTCTACCTGGCATTCATCCAGTTCATCGTCACCTTCGCCACCCTGGCCGTGCTGTTCCTGGCTCTGGTGAAGCGGCCGATCAACTCCATAATACACGACGCCAGGCTCATCGCCCAGGGCAAGGCCCTCAAACGCCAGAGCGTGAAAAGCGACGACGAGATCGGCCAGCTGGCCGAGGCCATCTACCAGATGGGCTCGGACCTCATGGCCAAGAACAACCAGCTCTCGCTGCAGAAGAATCTCTACCAGGACCTGTTCGAGGGAGTGCCGTGCGTTATCACGGTGCAGGACCGCGATTTCAGGCTCCTGCGCTTCAACAAGACCTTCGAGGAACGCTTCAACGCGCGTCTCGGGGAATTCTGCTTCAAGGCCTACAAGGGCCGCGACTCCAAGTGTCCGGACTGCCCGGTGGAAAAAACCTTCAATACCGGCAGGTTCCAGACCACCGAGGAGTCCGGCTGCTATCGGGACGGCTCCATGGCGCACTGGATAGTGAACACGGCCCCCATCTATGATTCCGAGGGGAATCTGGTGGCGGCCATGGAGATGTGCCTGGACATCACCGAACGCAAGGATCTGGAGCGGGAGCTCAAGCGTTCGGAAAAGAAGTACATGGCCATCTTCAACAACATACCTAACGCCGTGTTCGTGCTCGACCAGGAAGACTTCACCATCCGCGACTGCAACATGAGCGCCGTTCACCTCTACGGCTGGACCAAGTCCGAACTGTCCAGGATGAGCTTTCTGGACCTGTTCGCGGATGTCGAGAAGGCGGCCTTCGTAAAGACGCTCAAGAAGAACAAGGATATCGACCAGGTCAAGCACATCACCAAGGACGGCCGGGAGTTCTTTGTCTCCATCAATTCCTCGCCGACCGAGTACAATAAGCGCAAGGTTTTCCTGGTGACCGTGGGCGACATCTCCAACCGCCTGGAAACGGAGCAGCAGCTCATTCAGGCCAGCAAGATGGCTACCCTGGGCGAGATGGCCACGGGCGTGGCCCATGAGATCAACCAGCCCCTGGCCGTCATCCAGACCAGCGTGGACCTCATAAAGCGCAGCCTCAGCCGCGGGGAGCTTCCGGCCGAGGCTTTGCTCAGGCGCGTCACCGAGTTGGTTGTTCAACAAGTGGAGCGAGCCACCAAGATCATCAGCCACATGCGCGAATTCGGCCGCAAATCCGACATCCAGCTGGATGAGGTGGCCTTAAACGACGTGCTCAAGCGATCCTTCGACTTTTTCAGCCAGCAGCTGGCGCTGAGAAGCATCGAGGTGGTCTGGGAACTCGATGAGAAGCTTCCTTTGGTCCGCTGCGAGTCAAACCGCATGGAGCAGGTGTTCATAAACTTCTTCATCAACGCCCGGGACGCCATCGAGGAGCGCGCCGCGAAACCGGACGGCAGGCAGGTGCCGAAACGCATCACCATAAAGACCATGCACAACAACGAGTTCGTCACCGTACGCATATCGGACACCGGCACGGGCGTGCCCGAAGCCGCCATGATGCGTATTTTCGAGCCGTTTTTTACCACCAAGCAGGTGGGCAAGGGAACTGGGCTCGGGCTCTCCATCAGCTACGGCATCGTCAAGGAGTGCGGGGGGACCATAAACGTGGTGAACAACGAGGACGGCGGCGCGAGCTTCTACGTGCGCCTGCCCATCCCGGGGGAAAGACCTGGGGGCGGAGAGTAA
- a CDS encoding response regulator, translated as MGEKVMLVDDEDAIREILGLSIADLGYDVQTAANGEEALEALEVFVPSIVLTDIKMPGMDGIELLKRIKEISPDIEVIMISGHGDMDLAVKSLQYEALDFITKPIRDELLINALKRAAEKIGMRRQLREHTQNLERIVKEKSAKLVELERQLAVGQVVEGLSTAMRCLVETFDEGMGYFNQLPCFISIHNRYLEVVAVNQLYEDRLGNMTGKNSWEVYSQRQGSGNACPVAKTIESGKAQRSPEILMGKDGSEVPVIVHTAPIMSNDGQVEMVIELSVDVTEVNRLQEELRATREKFHRLFDSVPCYIEVVDREHNIVEANRRFRQDFGECRGSKCFTTFTHREDPCQECPISLTFEDGESHQWETVVTTKDGSQRIVLIQTAPVHDDKGQIEQVMEISTDITQIRQLQDHLASLGLMLGSMSHGVKGLLTSLDGGVYKVEAGFKRDDAERLRDGWAIVKDKISRIRRMVLDILYYAKSRETELAQVDLGAFAKDLAAIIEPKAQQRKVGFRLEAGEDLGETGLDETAMSAALVNLLENAVDACAEDDTKPEHHVVFKVTADADTVRFEVADDGMGMDQETREKMFTLFFSSKGSRGTGLGLFISNQVIERHGGTIDVQSELGTGTSIIVTMPRTRAS; from the coding sequence ATGGGCGAGAAAGTGATGCTGGTCGACGACGAGGACGCCATCCGGGAAATCCTCGGGCTCTCCATCGCCGACCTGGGCTATGATGTCCAGACAGCGGCCAACGGCGAGGAAGCCCTGGAGGCGCTCGAAGTTTTCGTTCCATCCATCGTGCTGACAGACATCAAGATGCCGGGCATGGACGGCATCGAGCTCCTAAAGCGCATCAAGGAAATAAGTCCCGACATCGAAGTGATCATGATCTCCGGTCATGGAGACATGGACCTGGCCGTGAAGAGCCTTCAGTACGAAGCCCTGGATTTCATCACCAAGCCCATCCGCGACGAGCTTCTGATAAACGCGCTCAAGCGCGCCGCCGAAAAGATCGGCATGCGCCGCCAACTGCGCGAGCACACCCAGAACCTGGAGCGCATCGTCAAGGAGAAGTCCGCAAAGCTTGTGGAACTGGAGCGCCAGCTGGCCGTGGGCCAGGTGGTGGAGGGTCTTTCCACGGCCATGCGCTGCCTGGTGGAAACCTTCGACGAGGGCATGGGCTATTTCAACCAGCTGCCCTGCTTTATATCCATCCACAACCGCTATCTGGAAGTGGTGGCCGTGAACCAGCTCTATGAGGATCGCCTGGGCAACATGACTGGAAAAAATTCCTGGGAGGTCTATTCCCAGCGACAGGGCAGCGGCAACGCCTGCCCCGTGGCCAAGACCATCGAATCCGGTAAGGCCCAGCGCAGCCCGGAAATTCTCATGGGCAAGGACGGGAGCGAAGTCCCTGTCATTGTCCATACAGCGCCGATCATGAGCAACGACGGACAAGTCGAGATGGTCATCGAACTGTCCGTGGACGTTACGGAAGTGAACAGGCTCCAGGAGGAACTGCGGGCCACCCGCGAAAAGTTCCACCGGCTTTTCGATTCCGTGCCGTGCTACATCGAGGTGGTGGACCGCGAGCACAACATAGTGGAGGCCAACCGCCGCTTCCGGCAGGATTTCGGCGAGTGCCGGGGCAGCAAGTGTTTCACTACGTTCACCCACCGTGAGGATCCCTGCCAGGAGTGCCCCATCTCGCTCACCTTCGAGGACGGGGAGTCCCACCAGTGGGAGACCGTGGTCACCACCAAGGACGGCTCGCAGCGTATCGTGCTCATCCAGACCGCTCCGGTGCATGACGACAAAGGCCAGATAGAGCAGGTGATGGAGATATCCACGGACATCACCCAGATCCGCCAGCTCCAGGACCACCTGGCCTCGCTTGGGCTCATGCTCGGCTCCATGTCCCACGGCGTGAAGGGCCTGCTCACCTCCTTGGACGGCGGAGTGTACAAGGTGGAGGCCGGATTCAAGCGTGACGACGCCGAACGCCTGCGCGACGGCTGGGCCATTGTGAAAGACAAGATCAGCCGCATCCGCCGGATGGTTCTGGACATTCTCTATTACGCCAAATCTCGTGAAACCGAGCTCGCGCAAGTGGACCTTGGCGCGTTCGCCAAGGACCTGGCCGCCATCATCGAACCCAAGGCGCAGCAGAGGAAGGTGGGGTTCAGGCTGGAGGCGGGCGAAGATCTCGGCGAGACCGGCCTGGACGAAACCGCCATGTCCGCCGCTCTGGTGAACCTTCTGGAAAACGCCGTGGACGCCTGCGCCGAGGACGACACCAAGCCGGAACACCACGTGGTGTTCAAGGTGACGGCCGATGCCGACACGGTGCGCTTCGAGGTTGCCGACGACGGCATGGGAATGGACCAGGAAACCAGGGAGAAGATGTTCACCCTGTTCTTTTCTTCCAAGGGGTCGCGCGGCACTGGGCTGGGGCTTTTCATCTCCAACCAGGTCATCGAGCGCCACGGGGGCACCATAGACGTTCAGTCGGAACTGGGCACGGGGACGTCCATAATCGTCACCATGCCCCGTACCCGGGCTTCATGA
- a CDS encoding NAD(P)/FAD-dependent oxidoreductase, with amino-acid sequence MKKLLILGAGAGGCIIANKMRQKLDEKEWKITIIDRNTVNHYQPGWLFVPFGIYDIKDCIRPLSSFIPAGVEFINEEITNIDPVGKVVTTTNSKVDYDWIVVATGCSIMPDEIEGMMDGWKKNIHDFYTPNGAVDLCHKLARFEKGKICLNIAEMPIKCPVAPLEFLFLADWFFMTEGTRHNIEIELVTPLTGAFTKPVAAAALGKICEEKNIKIVPNFEIAAVDAERGVMESMKGDEVEFDLLVAIPPNFGSQVIIDSDIGDPMGYMKTDHYTLKSPDYENMYILGDATNVPTSKAGSVTHFEADVLTENLHRDIEGLAPRPEFDGHSNCFIVTGYEKAALIDFNYKVEPLPGKYPFPGIGPFGLLEESYMNYWGKMMFKWVYFNLMLKGKDLPLEPQMFMAGKKRPGGF; translated from the coding sequence ATGAAAAAGCTTCTTATTCTTGGTGCCGGCGCCGGCGGTTGCATAATCGCCAACAAAATGCGCCAGAAGCTGGACGAGAAAGAGTGGAAGATCACCATCATCGATCGCAACACTGTTAACCACTACCAGCCCGGTTGGCTCTTCGTGCCCTTCGGCATCTACGACATCAAGGACTGCATCCGTCCCCTGTCGAGCTTCATTCCCGCTGGCGTTGAATTCATCAACGAAGAGATCACCAACATCGACCCTGTCGGCAAGGTGGTCACCACCACCAACTCCAAGGTCGACTACGACTGGATCGTGGTTGCCACCGGTTGCAGCATCATGCCCGACGAGATCGAAGGCATGATGGACGGCTGGAAGAAGAACATCCACGACTTCTACACCCCCAATGGGGCGGTGGACCTCTGCCACAAGCTGGCCCGGTTCGAGAAAGGCAAGATCTGCCTGAACATTGCCGAAATGCCCATCAAGTGCCCGGTCGCCCCCCTGGAATTCCTGTTCCTGGCCGACTGGTTCTTCATGACCGAGGGCACCCGCCACAACATCGAGATCGAGCTGGTGACCCCGCTCACCGGCGCCTTTACCAAGCCCGTGGCCGCCGCCGCCCTGGGCAAGATCTGCGAAGAGAAGAACATCAAGATCGTTCCCAACTTCGAAATCGCGGCCGTTGACGCCGAGCGCGGCGTGATGGAATCCATGAAGGGCGACGAAGTGGAGTTCGACCTCCTGGTGGCCATTCCGCCCAACTTCGGCTCCCAGGTGATCATCGATTCCGACATCGGCGATCCCATGGGCTACATGAAGACCGACCACTACACCTTGAAGTCTCCCGACTACGAGAACATGTACATCCTGGGCGACGCCACCAACGTGCCCACCTCCAAGGCCGGTTCCGTGACCCACTTCGAGGCGGATGTTCTCACCGAGAATCTGCACCGCGACATCGAGGGTCTGGCCCCGCGCCCCGAGTTCGACGGCCACTCCAACTGCTTCATCGTCACCGGCTACGAGAAAGCCGCTCTCATCGACTTCAACTACAAAGTCGAGCCTCTGCCGGGCAAGTATCCGTTCCCGGGCATCGGACCCTTCGGCCTGCTGGAAGAGTCCTACATGAACTACTGGGGCAAGATGATGTTCAAGTGGGTCTACTTCAATCTCATGCTCAAAGGTAAGGACCTGCCCCTCGAACCTCAGATGTTCATGGCCGGCAAAAAACGCCCCGGCGGCTTCTAG